One Streptomyces sp. SAI-135 DNA segment encodes these proteins:
- the rsgA gene encoding ribosome small subunit-dependent GTPase A, producing the protein MTSSSTSQVFSALAPYGWDEAWADAFAPYEPEGLLPGRVVRVDRGQCDVVTADGLLRADTAFVTPNDPMRVLCTGDWAVVEPAGNPRYVRTYLPRRTAFVRSTSSKRSEGQILAANVDHAIVAVSLAVELDLGRIERFLALAWESGAQPVVVLTKADLVPDAVTLSHLVQDVETTAPGVPVLTVSALDGEGLDLLLAVVSDGTTVLLGQSGAGKSTLANVLIGEDAMAVQATRDADGKGRHTTTTRNLLALPGGGVLIDTPGLRGVGLWDAETGVGQVFSEIEELARQCRFHDCAHESEPGCAVLAAIDSGELPERRLESYRKLIRENQRIVAKTDARLRSEIRKEWKKRGAQGKAAMEAKRGRWA; encoded by the coding sequence TTGACTTCCAGCTCCACTTCTCAGGTTTTCTCCGCTCTCGCTCCCTACGGCTGGGACGAGGCATGGGCGGACGCGTTCGCCCCCTACGAGCCCGAGGGGCTCCTGCCCGGACGCGTGGTCCGGGTCGACCGCGGGCAGTGCGACGTCGTCACCGCCGACGGCTTGCTGCGGGCGGACACCGCCTTCGTCACCCCGAACGACCCGATGCGGGTGCTGTGCACCGGCGACTGGGCCGTCGTCGAGCCCGCGGGCAATCCGCGGTACGTACGGACGTATCTGCCGCGCCGTACCGCCTTCGTGCGCTCCACCTCCTCCAAGCGGTCCGAGGGGCAGATCCTCGCGGCCAACGTCGACCACGCCATCGTCGCCGTGTCGCTCGCCGTCGAACTCGACCTCGGTCGTATCGAACGCTTCCTCGCCCTGGCCTGGGAGTCCGGCGCTCAGCCCGTGGTCGTCCTCACCAAGGCCGACCTCGTGCCGGACGCGGTGACCCTCTCGCATCTCGTGCAGGACGTGGAGACGACGGCACCGGGGGTTCCGGTGCTGACGGTCAGCGCCCTCGACGGGGAGGGGCTCGACCTGCTCCTCGCGGTTGTCTCCGACGGTACGACCGTGCTGCTCGGACAGTCCGGTGCGGGAAAGTCGACCCTGGCGAACGTCCTGATCGGCGAGGACGCGATGGCCGTGCAGGCCACGCGGGACGCGGACGGGAAGGGACGTCACACCACCACCACCCGCAACCTTCTCGCCCTGCCCGGCGGCGGTGTGCTGATCGACACGCCCGGCCTCAGGGGCGTCGGCCTGTGGGACGCCGAGACCGGTGTCGGACAGGTCTTCTCCGAGATCGAGGAACTGGCCCGGCAGTGCCGCTTCCACGACTGCGCGCACGAGAGCGAGCCCGGGTGCGCGGTGCTGGCCGCGATCGACTCCGGTGAGCTGCCCGAGCGGCGGCTGGAGAGCTACCGGAAGCTGATCCGGGAGAACCAGCGGATCGTGGCGAAGACCGACGCGAGGCTCCGTTCGGAGATCCGGAAGGAGTGGAAGAAGCGGGGGGCGCAGGGCAAGGCGGCGATGGAGGCGAAGAGGGGGCGCTGGGCGTAG
- a CDS encoding DNA-3-methyladenine glycosylase 2 family protein, which produces MDEDTRYEAVRSRDARFDGEFFFAVETTGIYCRPSCPAVTPKRHNVRFYATAAAAQGSGFRACRRCRPDAVPGSADWNVRADVVGRAMRLIGDGVVDREGVAGLAGRLGYSARQVQRQLTAELGAGPVALARAQRAHTARVLLQTTGLPVTEIAFASGFASVRQFNDTIREIYASTPSGLRAAARTARRAPTPTAGIPLRLAHRGPYRSGAVLDLLEREAVPGVEEVSGPPGRRTYRRTLRLPHGTGIVAVHERPGTTRTTSGAHPGGWLDAQLHLTDPRDLTTAVGRLRRLFDLDADPYAVDERLGADPRLAPLVAARPGLRSPGAADPEELAVRALVGRTESERLVQRYGKTLDAPCGSLTHLFPEPAALSGAPGTLGTLATALADGTVRLDPGADRDEAQQALLALPGLDARTVAVMRARALGDPDVAPPGLDAPDTWRPWRSYAWQHLRTAGELE; this is translated from the coding sequence ATGGACGAGGACACCAGGTACGAAGCGGTCCGCAGCCGGGACGCCCGGTTCGACGGGGAGTTCTTCTTCGCTGTCGAGACGACCGGCATCTACTGCCGGCCCAGCTGCCCCGCGGTGACCCCGAAACGGCACAACGTCCGCTTCTACGCGACGGCCGCCGCCGCGCAGGGCTCCGGCTTCCGGGCCTGCCGGCGGTGCCGTCCGGACGCGGTGCCCGGCTCCGCGGACTGGAACGTCCGGGCGGACGTGGTGGGCCGGGCGATGCGCCTGATCGGCGACGGCGTCGTCGACCGGGAGGGCGTCGCCGGGCTCGCCGGCCGCCTCGGCTACAGCGCACGCCAGGTCCAGCGCCAGCTCACCGCCGAACTGGGCGCCGGACCCGTCGCCCTGGCCCGCGCCCAGCGCGCCCACACCGCGCGCGTCCTGCTCCAGACCACCGGCCTGCCGGTCACGGAGATCGCGTTCGCCTCGGGCTTCGCCAGCGTCCGGCAGTTCAACGACACGATCCGGGAGATCTACGCCTCGACCCCCAGCGGACTGCGGGCCGCCGCCCGGACCGCCCGCCGCGCACCCACCCCCACCGCCGGCATTCCGCTACGGCTCGCCCACCGCGGCCCCTACCGCTCCGGCGCCGTCCTCGACCTGCTGGAGCGCGAGGCCGTACCCGGCGTCGAGGAGGTGAGCGGACCACCCGGCCGGCGCACCTACCGCCGTACCCTCCGCCTCCCGCACGGCACCGGCATCGTCGCCGTCCACGAACGCCCCGGTACCACCAGGACCACCTCCGGCGCGCACCCCGGCGGCTGGCTCGACGCGCAGCTGCACCTCACCGACCCCCGCGACCTGACCACCGCCGTCGGACGGCTGCGGCGCCTCTTCGACCTCGACGCCGATCCCTACGCCGTGGACGAACGGCTCGGCGCGGACCCCCGGCTCGCCCCTCTGGTCGCCGCCCGGCCCGGACTGCGGTCACCCGGCGCCGCCGACCCCGAGGAGCTCGCCGTACGGGCACTGGTGGGCCGTACCGAATCCGAACGGCTCGTCCAGCGGTACGGCAAGACCCTGGACGCGCCCTGCGGCAGCCTGACCCACCTGTTCCCCGAGCCCGCGGCCCTCTCCGGGGCGCCCGGCACCCTGGGCACCCTCGCCACCGCCCTCGCCGACGGAACCGTACGACTCGATCCGGGCGCCGACCGCGACGAGGCACAGCAGGCGCTGCTCGCCCTGCCGGGTCTGGACGCCCGTACCGTCGCTGTCATGCGCGCCCGCGCCCTCGGTGACCCCGACGTCGCCCCACCGGGCCTCGACGCCCCCGACACCTGGCGCCCCTGGCGCTCCTATGCCTGGCAACACCTGCGCACCGCAGGGGAGTTGGAGTAA
- a CDS encoding methylated-DNA--[protein]-cysteine S-methyltransferase, translating into MTVRWTRVDSPVGSLLLTADETGALTSLSVPGQKNGRTVQEGWVHDPAPFRDAEEQLAAYFAGELKEFQLRLRPEGTEFRSRVWDALDDVPYGATTTYGEIAARVGASGVAVRAVGGAIGANPLLILRPCHRVIGANGRLTGYAGGLERKTALLALERAL; encoded by the coding sequence ATGACCGTCCGCTGGACCCGCGTCGACAGCCCCGTCGGCAGCCTGCTCCTCACCGCCGACGAGACCGGCGCGCTGACCTCGCTGTCCGTGCCCGGGCAGAAGAACGGCCGTACCGTCCAGGAGGGCTGGGTCCACGACCCCGCCCCCTTCCGGGACGCAGAGGAGCAGCTCGCCGCCTACTTCGCCGGTGAACTCAAGGAGTTCCAGCTGCGGTTGCGCCCCGAGGGCACCGAGTTCCGGAGCCGGGTGTGGGACGCCCTCGACGACGTCCCGTACGGCGCCACCACGACGTACGGTGAGATCGCCGCCCGTGTCGGTGCCTCCGGGGTCGCCGTCCGGGCCGTGGGCGGCGCGATCGGAGCGAACCCGCTGCTGATCCTCCGCCCGTGCCACCGGGTGATCGGCGCCAACGGCCGGCTCACCGGATACGCGGGCGGCCTGGAGCGCAAGACGGCCCTGCTCGCCCTCGAAAGGGCCCTCTAG
- a CDS encoding PPOX class F420-dependent oxidoreductase produces the protein MTEFSEAERAYLRSQRLGRLATVDPQGQPQANPVGFFPQDDGTILIGGHAMGRTKKWRNLQKNPKVALVVDDIVSLRPWRVRGIDIRGEAELLTGPHELGPHFSEELIRVHPRRIHSWGLEES, from the coding sequence ATGACCGAATTCAGCGAGGCCGAGCGCGCGTACCTGAGGTCCCAGCGGCTGGGGCGGCTGGCCACCGTCGACCCGCAGGGACAGCCGCAGGCGAACCCGGTCGGCTTCTTCCCGCAGGACGACGGCACCATCCTGATCGGCGGCCACGCGATGGGCCGCACCAAGAAGTGGCGCAACCTCCAGAAGAATCCGAAGGTCGCGCTGGTGGTGGACGACATCGTCAGCCTGAGGCCGTGGCGGGTGCGCGGCATCGACATCCGCGGAGAGGCGGAACTCCTCACCGGCCCGCACGAGTTGGGCCCGCACTTCAGCGAGGAGCTGATCCGCGTCCATCCGCGACGCATCCACAGCTGGGGGCTGGAGGAGTCCTAG
- a CDS encoding DUF456 domain-containing protein, which translates to MGVWDLLLVGLVMLFGLVGVLVPGVPGSWFVWAAVLWWALKDPQPLAWFVLVSATAALFLSQVVRWALPPRRLRDSGATPRMAVYAGLGAFLGFFLVPVLGAIPGFMAGVYVSERLRLGRHGEARAALRQAMRSGGSSVLAELFTCLLIMGAWLGAVLWG; encoded by the coding sequence ATGGGAGTGTGGGACCTCCTGCTGGTCGGCCTGGTCATGCTGTTCGGCCTGGTCGGGGTTCTGGTGCCCGGTGTGCCGGGGTCCTGGTTCGTGTGGGCGGCGGTCCTGTGGTGGGCGCTGAAGGATCCGCAGCCGCTCGCCTGGTTCGTGCTCGTGTCGGCCACCGCCGCCCTGTTCCTGTCCCAGGTGGTCCGCTGGGCGCTGCCACCGCGCCGGCTGCGAGACAGCGGGGCCACCCCGCGGATGGCGGTGTACGCCGGTCTGGGCGCGTTCCTCGGGTTCTTCCTCGTCCCCGTGCTCGGCGCGATCCCCGGCTTCATGGCCGGCGTCTACGTCTCGGAACGGCTCCGCCTCGGCCGCCACGGCGAGGCGAGGGCGGCCCTGCGGCAGGCGATGCGCTCGGGCGGCTCCAGCGTGCTGGCGGAACTGTTCACCTGTCTGCTCATCATGGGCGCGTGGCTGGGGGCGGTGCTGTGGGGCTGA
- a CDS encoding protein phosphatase 2C domain-containing protein has product MSQQGGRPTGHEDDWWGQLYDSTDDTGPAPAPDTLDDRFASATGAVGDAATREGRGGGAGDRADGTPRQPGSAEAGGEGERAAARAETGAGGQWPESESGSGAGSGDEWRARGGGGVPAPRAGSSDAVGPSPGGPRTPWEPPPDAPAPFPPGPKPPGFVARAPEDRPPSPPAGRASTETPPTPTVPASRMPTDPPRPTEPPTPAEPPRPPAPPYPSAPPQNTDARAEDVPGPVGAAETRHGAGDWWATPPGPETGAAQEAPAGPGSTQPNPAPEPPGHDHEAAPAPQTPRTATRLDLPTLPPAPVGFVGSGPPTYDAEPTALPPADPDELDDLVADTVLDGARYGACTLRAVSVRGDSARFRGEPRRDSLLTARFGTGDQALILVAMATGARATPGAHRAAAEACHWIGRAVGRSHARLAQDIGAARRGDLKSGLHRLTDRSLGKLRASAVEQGVDPEEYAATLRCLLLPADPDCRVRVFFGVGAGGLFRLRDGEWHDIEPRITDVTGEPVVGFGSLPSETPDGDRLTMDLGIPTPPSPYEPAPEPPREAFRFRASVARPGDTLLMCTGGLADPLRGEPELCDYLTGRWSGPPPGLAAFLADSQVRVKGYADDRTAAAVWEA; this is encoded by the coding sequence ATGAGCCAGCAGGGGGGAAGGCCCACCGGTCACGAGGACGACTGGTGGGGACAGCTGTACGACTCCACCGACGACACGGGCCCCGCACCTGCCCCGGACACCCTGGACGACCGCTTCGCCTCCGCCACGGGGGCGGTCGGGGACGCGGCGACCCGGGAGGGGCGTGGTGGCGGTGCCGGTGACCGGGCGGACGGCACGCCCCGGCAACCCGGCTCCGCGGAGGCCGGCGGCGAGGGCGAGCGGGCCGCCGCCCGGGCGGAGACCGGGGCCGGGGGGCAGTGGCCCGAGTCCGAGTCTGGGTCCGGGGCCGGGTCAGGGGACGAGTGGCGCGCTCGGGGCGGTGGCGGGGTTCCCGCGCCGCGTGCAGGTTCGTCCGATGCAGTGGGCCCATCGCCCGGCGGCCCCCGGACTCCGTGGGAACCGCCTCCTGACGCGCCCGCACCCTTCCCGCCCGGCCCCAAACCACCCGGCTTCGTCGCGCGCGCCCCAGAGGACCGGCCACCTTCGCCACCCGCTGGTCGCGCGTCCACGGAGACACCTCCGACCCCGACCGTCCCGGCCTCACGCATGCCGACCGACCCCCCGAGGCCGACCGAACCCCCGACACCGGCCGAACCCCCGCGGCCCCCGGCACCCCCGTACCCCTCCGCCCCACCGCAGAACACCGACGCCCGTGCCGAGGACGTGCCGGGTCCCGTGGGCGCGGCCGAGACGCGGCACGGTGCGGGCGACTGGTGGGCCACCCCGCCCGGCCCCGAAACCGGCGCCGCCCAGGAAGCCCCCGCCGGTCCCGGCTCCACCCAGCCCAACCCCGCACCCGAGCCCCCCGGACACGATCACGAAGCCGCCCCCGCTCCGCAGACACCCCGCACCGCCACCCGCCTCGACCTGCCCACCCTCCCTCCCGCCCCCGTCGGGTTCGTCGGCTCCGGGCCGCCCACCTATGACGCCGAACCCACCGCCCTGCCACCCGCCGACCCCGACGAGCTCGACGACCTGGTGGCGGACACCGTGCTGGACGGGGCCCGGTACGGAGCCTGCACTCTGCGGGCGGTGTCGGTGCGCGGGGACTCGGCCAGGTTCCGGGGCGAGCCACGGCGGGACTCCCTGCTCACCGCCCGGTTCGGCACCGGCGACCAGGCGCTGATCCTCGTCGCCATGGCCACCGGCGCCCGCGCCACCCCCGGCGCCCACCGCGCCGCCGCCGAGGCGTGCCACTGGATCGGCCGGGCCGTCGGACGCAGCCACGCCCGGCTCGCGCAGGACATCGGTGCCGCCCGCCGGGGCGACCTCAAGTCGGGGCTGCACCGGCTCACCGACCGCAGCCTCGGCAAGCTCCGCGCCAGCGCCGTCGAACAGGGCGTCGACCCGGAGGAGTACGCCGCCACCCTGCGCTGTCTGCTCCTGCCCGCCGACCCCGACTGCCGTGTCCGCGTCTTCTTCGGCGTCGGCGCGGGCGGCCTCTTCCGCCTCCGCGACGGCGAGTGGCACGACATCGAACCGCGGATTACCGACGTCACCGGCGAACCCGTCGTCGGCTTCGGCTCGCTGCCCTCCGAGACCCCCGACGGCGACCGCCTCACCATGGACCTCGGCATCCCCACACCCCCGAGCCCCTACGAACCCGCCCCGGAGCCGCCCCGCGAGGCCTTCCGCTTCCGCGCCTCCGTCGCCCGCCCGGGTGACACCCTCCTCATGTGCACCGGCGGCCTCGCCGACCCGCTGCGCGGCGAGCCCGAACTGTGCGACTACCTCACCGGAAGGTGGTCAGGCCCCCCGCCCGGCCTCGCCGCGTTCCTCGCCGACAGCCAAGTCCGGGTCAAGGGATACGCCGACGACCGTACGGCCGCAGCTGTTTGGGAGGCGTGA
- a CDS encoding pyruvate dehydrogenase has product MAKQNVAEQFVDILVRAGVKRLYGVVGDSLNPVVDAVRRNAGIDWVHVRHEETAAFAAGAEAQITGKLAACAGSCGPGNLHLINGLYDAHRSMAPVLALASHIPSSEIGLGFFQETHPDRLFQECSHYSEMISTPQQMPRLLQTAIQNAVGRSGVSVVSLPGDIADQPAPEKAAETALVTSRPSVRPGDAEIDKLVEMIDKAQKVTLFCGSGTAGAHAEVMEFAEKVKSPVGHALRGKEWIQYDNPFDVGMSGLLGYGAAYEATHECDLLILLGTDFPYNAFLPDDVQIAQVDVRPEHLGRRSKLDLAVWGDVKETLRCLTPRVKEKTNRRFLDKMLKKHADALEGVVKAYTRKVDKHVPIHPEYVAAVLDELADDDAVFTVDTGMCNVWAARYISPNGRRRVIGSFSHGSMANALPMAIGAQFTDRRRQVVSMSGDGGFSMLMGDFLTLVQYDLPVKVVLFNNSSLGMVELEMLVAGLPSYGTANKNPDFAAVAQACGAYGVRVEKPKDLAGALKSAFRHKGPALVDIVTDPNALSIPPKISAEMVTGFALSASKIVLDGGVGRMLQMARSNLRNVPRP; this is encoded by the coding sequence ATGGCCAAGCAGAACGTCGCCGAACAGTTCGTGGACATCCTCGTCAGGGCCGGGGTGAAACGCCTCTACGGCGTCGTCGGCGACAGCCTCAACCCGGTCGTGGACGCGGTCCGCCGCAACGCCGGCATCGACTGGGTGCACGTACGGCACGAGGAGACCGCCGCCTTCGCCGCGGGGGCCGAGGCGCAGATCACCGGGAAGCTGGCCGCGTGCGCCGGCTCCTGCGGGCCCGGCAACCTCCATCTCATCAACGGCCTCTACGACGCCCACCGCTCCATGGCCCCGGTCCTCGCCCTCGCCTCGCACATCCCCTCCAGCGAGATCGGCCTCGGGTTCTTCCAGGAGACCCACCCCGACCGCCTCTTCCAGGAGTGCAGTCACTACAGCGAGATGATCTCCACCCCCCAGCAGATGCCGAGGCTGCTCCAGACCGCCATCCAGAACGCCGTCGGCCGCTCCGGAGTCAGCGTCGTCTCCCTCCCCGGCGACATCGCCGACCAGCCCGCCCCCGAGAAGGCCGCCGAGACCGCCCTCGTCACCTCCCGGCCCAGCGTCCGCCCCGGCGACGCCGAGATCGACAAGCTCGTCGAGATGATCGACAAGGCCCAGAAGGTCACGCTCTTCTGCGGCAGCGGCACCGCGGGCGCGCACGCCGAGGTCATGGAGTTCGCGGAGAAGGTCAAGTCACCGGTGGGGCACGCCCTCAGGGGCAAGGAGTGGATCCAGTACGACAACCCCTTCGACGTCGGCATGAGCGGGCTGCTCGGCTACGGCGCCGCCTACGAGGCCACCCACGAGTGCGACCTGCTGATCCTGCTCGGCACCGACTTCCCGTACAACGCCTTCCTCCCCGACGACGTCCAGATCGCCCAGGTCGACGTGCGGCCCGAACACCTCGGCCGCCGCTCCAAGCTGGACCTGGCGGTCTGGGGTGACGTGAAGGAGACCCTGCGGTGTCTGACGCCGCGGGTGAAGGAGAAGACGAACCGGCGCTTCCTCGACAAGATGCTCAAGAAGCACGCCGACGCGCTCGAAGGGGTCGTCAAGGCCTACACCCGCAAGGTCGACAAGCACGTCCCCATCCATCCCGAGTACGTGGCCGCCGTACTGGACGAACTCGCCGACGACGACGCGGTGTTCACCGTCGACACCGGCATGTGCAACGTGTGGGCCGCGCGGTACATCTCGCCCAACGGCCGTCGCCGCGTGATCGGTTCGTTCTCGCACGGGTCGATGGCGAACGCGCTGCCGATGGCGATCGGCGCCCAGTTCACCGACCGCCGGCGCCAGGTCGTGTCGATGTCCGGCGACGGCGGGTTCTCCATGCTGATGGGCGACTTCCTCACCCTCGTGCAGTACGACCTGCCCGTGAAGGTCGTCCTCTTCAACAACTCCTCGCTCGGCATGGTCGAGTTGGAGATGCTGGTCGCCGGGCTGCCCTCCTACGGCACCGCCAACAAGAACCCCGACTTCGCCGCCGTGGCCCAGGCCTGCGGGGCCTACGGCGTGCGCGTCGAGAAGCCCAAGGACCTGGCAGGGGCGCTCAAGTCGGCGTTCAGGCACAAGGGCCCGGCCCTCGTCGACATCGTCACCGACCCCAACGCCCTGTCCATCCCGCCGAAGATCAGCGCCGAGATGGTCACCGGCTTCGCCCTGTCCGCATCGAAGATCGTCCTCGACGGCGGAGTCGGCCGCATGCTCCAGATGGCCCGCTCCAACCTCCGCAACGTGCCACGGCCCTGA
- a CDS encoding helix-turn-helix domain-containing protein: MSAPEPQDDVQEFAALLRRLKERTDRSYGSLARRLNMNTSTLHRYCAGDAVPVDFAPVERFAALCGASAEERMDLHRLWLSAVAARQRPRIAEASEALVVPAGTAGDPRAEESKSEDEGPGDSGRADAPDTVRVTVSAPPPLPWFRRRRFLVTAAAVVVALATLGSLSALPSGRPASDKVAQAPDPSSRATASGPPARSGSPSPSPGATSASPSAEASGTRPSASASHSRGTSKKSTGAGQQGTSVGTPLTWSANSQIWEGSCGHDYVIDKPPSQVPPPPLVQDAGTWAATQGAIHGRETKVQITVQGRSSTAVVLEALRVRITGRGSPAPGTAYAMDQGCGGGITPRGFDVNLDIDRPVAHAVAGNDTGQTVPAVEFPYRVSATDPEVLLVTATTQTYDCNWYLELDWSSQGRTGTVRIDDHGRPFRTSSIKGLTRLWYGTNAAGERAWVKSEG; this comes from the coding sequence TTGTCGGCACCGGAACCACAGGACGATGTCCAGGAGTTCGCGGCTCTGCTGCGGCGGCTGAAGGAGCGCACGGACCGCAGCTACGGTTCGCTGGCCCGGCGGCTGAACATGAACACCTCGACGCTGCACCGGTACTGCGCGGGGGATGCCGTACCGGTCGACTTCGCACCGGTGGAACGGTTCGCCGCCCTGTGCGGGGCCTCGGCCGAGGAGCGGATGGACCTGCACCGGCTGTGGCTGTCGGCGGTGGCGGCGAGGCAGCGGCCACGGATCGCGGAGGCTTCGGAGGCCCTCGTCGTGCCGGCCGGGACAGCGGGAGATCCGCGCGCGGAGGAGAGCAAGAGCGAAGACGAGGGACCGGGCGACAGTGGGCGGGCGGACGCGCCGGACACCGTGCGGGTGACGGTGTCCGCGCCGCCGCCCCTCCCCTGGTTCCGCCGCCGGCGTTTCCTCGTCACCGCGGCCGCCGTCGTGGTCGCTCTCGCCACCCTGGGCAGTCTGTCGGCGCTGCCGTCCGGCCGTCCCGCCTCGGACAAGGTGGCCCAGGCTCCCGACCCGTCGTCCCGGGCGACCGCGTCGGGTCCGCCCGCCCGCTCCGGATCGCCGTCACCGAGTCCCGGCGCCACGTCCGCCTCCCCCTCCGCCGAGGCCAGCGGGACGCGGCCCTCCGCTTCGGCCTCCCACAGCCGCGGCACCTCGAAGAAGAGCACGGGGGCCGGGCAGCAGGGGACCTCTGTCGGCACTCCTCTGACCTGGAGCGCGAACTCCCAGATCTGGGAGGGAAGCTGCGGTCACGACTACGTCATCGACAAGCCGCCCTCCCAGGTTCCGCCGCCCCCGCTCGTGCAGGACGCCGGGACCTGGGCGGCGACCCAGGGCGCGATCCACGGGCGGGAGACGAAGGTGCAGATCACCGTGCAGGGGCGGTCCTCCACGGCCGTCGTCCTGGAGGCACTCCGCGTCCGGATCACCGGCCGCGGCTCCCCGGCACCCGGTACCGCGTACGCCATGGACCAGGGCTGCGGCGGCGGGATCACCCCCCGCGGCTTCGACGTGAACCTCGACATCGACCGCCCCGTCGCCCACGCGGTCGCCGGCAACGACACCGGACAGACCGTCCCCGCGGTGGAGTTCCCCTACCGGGTCTCCGCCACGGACCCGGAGGTGCTGCTGGTCACCGCGACGACACAGACCTACGACTGCAACTGGTACCTGGAACTCGACTGGTCCTCCCAGGGCCGCACGGGCACGGTCCGCATCGACGACCACGGCCGCCCGTTCCGCACGAGCAGCATCAAAGGCCTGACCCGTCTCTGGTACGGCACGAACGCCGCGGGCGAGCGCGCGTGGGTGAAATCCGAGGGCTAG
- a CDS encoding ATP-binding protein — translation MEEKADSALEQAQSPQLRRRLERADLGAVPETRRALRELLRHWGRPGRSEIAELLTSELVTNALVHTDHDAVVTATVGPRALRVEVRDFVARIPRVRVPNTDECTHGRGLALVQSLADAWGVRAHGVGKAVWFELDAGAA, via the coding sequence ATGGAGGAGAAGGCCGACAGCGCCCTGGAGCAGGCGCAGTCGCCTCAGCTCCGGCGCAGACTGGAGCGGGCGGACCTGGGGGCCGTACCGGAGACACGCAGGGCCTTGCGCGAGCTGTTACGACACTGGGGGAGGCCCGGACGGTCCGAGATAGCCGAACTGCTCACCAGCGAACTCGTCACCAACGCCCTGGTGCACACCGACCATGACGCGGTCGTGACCGCCACGGTCGGTCCGCGGGCCCTGCGGGTGGAGGTGCGGGACTTCGTCGCCCGCATACCCCGGGTCCGGGTGCCGAACACCGACGAGTGCACGCACGGCAGGGGCCTGGCCCTGGTCCAGTCCCTCGCGGACGCCTGGGGCGTACGGGCACACGGAGTGGGCAAGGCCGTCTGGTTCGAACTCGACGCCGGAGCGGCGTGA
- a CDS encoding DUF2637 domain-containing protein produces MRLTDISLNWLLPGAVLLLGMLAAVAVLARSKRSGGEHAKDDSWERSEERRRRKEAIYGTASYVLLFCCAAVAAALSFHGLVGFGQQNLNLSGGWEYLVPFGLDGAAMFCSVLAVREASHGDAALGSRILVWTFAGAAAWFNWVHAPRGFGHDGAPQFFSGMSLSAAVLFDRALKQTRKAALREQGLVPRPLPQIRIVRWVRAPRETYKAWSLMLLENVRSLDEAVDEVREDKRQKEAARLRRREQERVERAQLKAISRGHRGFVGRGGGRQLEQQPQAALERASAEPAISSPEPLPVRQRPSLQPVRGGSESHSVDLTAEDDTMALPRLDSLERKLKDLEQQFG; encoded by the coding sequence ATGAGACTGACCGACATATCGCTGAACTGGTTGCTTCCGGGCGCCGTACTGCTCCTGGGCATGCTGGCGGCGGTGGCGGTGCTCGCGCGGAGCAAGCGGTCCGGCGGGGAGCACGCGAAAGACGACTCGTGGGAGCGGAGCGAGGAGCGCCGCAGGCGCAAGGAGGCCATATACGGCACCGCCTCCTATGTCCTTCTGTTCTGCTGTGCGGCGGTCGCCGCCGCCCTCTCCTTCCACGGTCTGGTGGGCTTCGGCCAGCAGAACCTGAACCTGTCCGGCGGCTGGGAGTACTTGGTCCCGTTCGGCCTGGACGGGGCGGCGATGTTCTGCTCCGTGCTCGCGGTCCGCGAGGCCAGCCACGGTGACGCGGCCCTCGGCTCCCGGATACTCGTGTGGACGTTCGCCGGTGCGGCGGCCTGGTTCAACTGGGTCCACGCGCCCAGGGGGTTCGGCCATGACGGCGCCCCGCAGTTCTTCTCCGGCATGTCCCTCTCGGCCGCCGTCCTGTTCGACCGCGCGCTGAAGCAGACCCGCAAGGCCGCGCTGCGCGAGCAGGGTCTGGTGCCGCGTCCGCTGCCGCAGATCCGTATCGTCCGCTGGGTGAGGGCGCCTCGTGAGACGTACAAGGCCTGGTCGCTGATGCTGCTGGAGAACGTGCGCAGCCTCGACGAGGCGGTGGACGAGGTCCGTGAGGACAAGCGTCAGAAGGAGGCGGCCCGTCTCAGGCGCCGCGAGCAGGAGCGGGTCGAGCGGGCCCAGCTCAAGGCGATCAGCCGGGGCCATCGCGGGTTCGTGGGCCGGGGCGGCGGGCGCCAGTTGGAGCAGCAGCCGCAGGCAGCCCTGGAGCGGGCCTCGGCGGAACCCGCGATATCCAGCCCGGAGCCGCTGCCGGTACGCCAGCGGCCCTCTCTCCAGCCCGTCCGGGGCGGCTCCGAGTCGCACTCGGTCGACCTCACCGCGGAGGACGACACAATGGCGCTGCCGCGTCTCGACTCGCTGGAGCGCAAACTCAAGGACCTTGAGCAGCAGTTCGGCTGA